A single Solidesulfovibrio sp. DNA region contains:
- a CDS encoding glycosyltransferase: protein MAPPATYNILMYSHDTYGLGHLRRTMAIAEHLRQRGVNILILTGSSLAGRYETPDGVDFVRIPGMIKKTNEEYLPLSIKINARHALNIRRNIIVATAKAFQPHLFIVDKAPMGLRREVIPTLKWLRRCMPRTRTILGLRDIMDDAASTSREWAEKGVYDVLDRYYSEIWVYGDKGLYDPVVEYAIPESISRKMVFTGYIPRHVPSPQSMARVRREERLSPEEKLVVVTTGGGGDGYPLMDAYLGMLEAGGAPEHRVIFVSGPFMPKSDREAVARRAGRLRARFYHFYRRMETLLGLADAVVTMGGYNTTCEILSQGKPCLVVPREVPRLEQRIRAEVLSAKGLIEFLPWDALTPRTIGERLSRLLGDPGPYRTAMATFPFTGLSVISQRVAAFREAMCRVDASACPPPDAAPR, encoded by the coding sequence ATGGCCCCTCCCGCGACCTACAACATCCTGATGTATTCCCACGACACCTACGGTCTGGGACATCTGCGGCGCACCATGGCCATCGCCGAGCATCTGCGCCAGCGCGGGGTCAACATCCTCATCCTCACCGGCTCGTCCCTGGCCGGGCGCTACGAGACCCCCGACGGCGTGGATTTCGTGCGCATCCCCGGCATGATCAAGAAGACCAACGAGGAATACCTCCCCCTTTCCATCAAGATCAACGCCCGCCATGCCCTCAACATCCGGCGCAACATCATCGTGGCCACGGCCAAGGCCTTCCAGCCCCACCTGTTCATCGTGGACAAGGCGCCCATGGGCCTGCGGCGCGAGGTCATCCCCACGCTCAAGTGGCTGCGGCGCTGCATGCCCCGCACCCGCACCATCCTGGGGCTGCGCGACATCATGGACGACGCCGCCTCCACCAGCCGCGAATGGGCGGAGAAAGGCGTCTACGACGTGCTCGACCGCTATTATTCGGAAATCTGGGTCTACGGGGACAAGGGGCTCTACGATCCCGTGGTCGAGTACGCCATCCCCGAGTCCATCAGCCGCAAGATGGTCTTTACCGGCTACATCCCGCGCCACGTGCCCTCGCCCCAGTCCATGGCCCGGGTGCGGCGCGAGGAGCGGCTGTCGCCCGAGGAAAAGCTCGTGGTGGTCACCACGGGCGGCGGCGGCGACGGCTATCCCCTCATGGACGCCTACCTGGGCATGCTGGAGGCCGGCGGCGCGCCCGAACACCGGGTGATCTTCGTCTCGGGGCCGTTCATGCCCAAGTCCGACCGCGAGGCCGTGGCCAGGCGGGCCGGGCGGCTGCGGGCCCGGTTCTACCATTTCTACCGCCGCATGGAGACGCTGCTCGGCCTGGCCGACGCGGTGGTGACCATGGGCGGCTACAACACCACCTGCGAGATCCTGTCCCAGGGCAAGCCCTGCCTGGTGGTGCCGCGCGAGGTGCCGCGCCTGGAGCAGCGCATCCGGGCCGAGGTCTTAAGCGCCAAGGGGCTGATCGAATTCCTGCCCTGGGACGCGCTCACGCCCCGGACCATCGGCGAGCGCCTGAGCCGCCTGCTCGGCGATCCCGGCCCCTACCGGACGGCCATGGCCACCTTTCCCTTCACGGGCCTGTCGGTGATTTCCCAACGCGTGGCCGCCTTTCGCGAGGCGATGTGCCGCGTCGATGCGTCGGCCTGCCCCCCGCCCGACGCCGCGCCGCGTTAA
- a CDS encoding LysE family transporter, protein MPAFFLKGFAIGAVIAMPFGAVGMLCLQRAITSGLRVGLLSGMGAAAADAFYGAVAAFGLTAVSDFLAEHARLLQMAGGLFLLGLGIRLLATKAAPKPAEVPKRRYAGAFVSVFLLTLTNPLTVVGFLAIFAGFGLGRLDAKTAEATAVVAGVFCGSMLWWAAIALGGKFLRLRLLARLGSIRRVCGALLAAFGLWAVFFAA, encoded by the coding sequence ATGCCGGCGTTTTTTCTCAAGGGCTTCGCCATCGGCGCCGTGATCGCCATGCCGTTCGGCGCGGTGGGCATGCTGTGCCTGCAGCGGGCCATCACCTCGGGGCTGCGGGTGGGGCTGCTCTCCGGCATGGGCGCGGCCGCGGCCGACGCCTTCTACGGCGCGGTGGCCGCCTTCGGCCTGACCGCCGTTTCCGACTTCCTGGCCGAGCACGCCCGCCTCCTGCAGATGGCCGGGGGGCTGTTTCTCCTCGGCCTGGGCATCCGGCTGCTGGCGACCAAGGCCGCGCCCAAGCCGGCCGAGGTCCCCAAGCGGCGCTATGCCGGGGCGTTTGTCTCCGTTTTCCTGCTCACCCTGACCAATCCCCTGACCGTGGTGGGATTTCTGGCCATTTTCGCCGGCTTCGGCCTGGGGCGGCTGGACGCCAAAACCGCCGAGGCCACGGCCGTGGTGGCCGGGGTTTTCTGCGGTTCCATGCTGTGGTGGGCGGCCATCGCCCTGGGCGGGAAGTTCCTGCGGCTGCGGCTGCTGGCGCGCCTGGGCAGCATCAGGCGGGTGTGCGGCGCGCTGCTTGCGGCCTTCGGGTTGTGGGCGGTCTTTTTCGCGGCTTAA
- a CDS encoding VOC family protein, whose amino-acid sequence MPTRYVHTNVIARDWRVLASFYVRLFDCKPVPPERDLSGDWLDAATAIEGAHVTGVHLRLPGHGDTGPTLEIFSYDAMPDHPDIAANTPGFAHIAFLVDDVAAVAEAVIAAGGSAIGDVANRDVPGVGRLSFQYLRDPEGNILEVQRWS is encoded by the coding sequence ATGCCCACCCGCTACGTCCACACCAATGTCATCGCCCGCGACTGGCGGGTTCTGGCCTCCTTTTACGTCCGGCTCTTCGATTGCAAGCCCGTGCCGCCCGAACGGGACCTTTCCGGCGACTGGCTCGACGCCGCCACGGCCATCGAAGGCGCGCACGTAACCGGCGTCCACCTGCGCCTGCCCGGCCACGGCGATACCGGCCCGACACTGGAAATCTTCTCCTACGACGCCATGCCCGACCATCCCGACATCGCGGCCAACACCCCGGGGTTTGCCCACATCGCCTTTCTCGTCGACGACGTGGCGGCCGTGGCCGAGGCGGTGATCGCCGCCGGCGGTTCGGCCATCGGGGACGTCGCCAACCGCGACGTGCCCGGCGTGGGCCGGCTGTCCTTCCAGTATCTGCGCGACCCCGAGGGCAACATCCTCGAGGTCCAGCGCTGGTCCTGA
- a CDS encoding sigma-54 dependent transcriptional regulator: MAEKALLFVAPAQAVTPFFPLFKEAGITVGMVDSLPAALAAIRKSPPAVVFSQAKIGIYTAEALLAETHKEPGFPPVIVFTDRGTAAEAARCLELGARDYWLEPLTWEKIQAVLPREPAAAAAASPAPAAAPAVAPSDVAGKGFAIVGEHPLILRVLALARQVAKSKATVLISGESGTGKEMFARYLHASSDRADGPFVAINCAALPEHLLESELFGHEKGAFTGAIARKLGKFELASGGSILLDEISEMDLGLQAKLLRVLQESEFDRVGGTETVHVDVRVLATTNRRLEDAVAEGRFRQDLYYRLNVIPLKLPALRDRGEDVPRLALFFVEKFRKAYNLPRLAFSADAREWLLAHDWPGNVRELQNLMERAVLLAGAGPIRKAHFLLDGEDWQDEAGPDAEAAGAEAEDDTGEGEAFDAVAAARLFDGEVAAGAGEVVPLEVMERHMIIKSLDRTEGNRTQAAQLLGISVRTLRNKLNEYRKLGIDVP; the protein is encoded by the coding sequence ATGGCGGAAAAGGCACTTCTTTTCGTCGCCCCGGCCCAGGCGGTGACCCCATTTTTCCCCTTGTTCAAGGAGGCGGGTATCACCGTCGGCATGGTCGACTCCCTGCCCGCCGCCCTGGCCGCCATCCGCAAGTCCCCGCCGGCCGTCGTCTTTTCCCAGGCCAAGATCGGCATCTACACCGCCGAGGCGCTGCTTGCCGAAACCCACAAGGAGCCCGGCTTCCCGCCGGTCATCGTCTTCACCGACCGGGGCACCGCCGCCGAGGCGGCCCGCTGCCTGGAGCTCGGCGCCCGCGACTACTGGCTCGAACCGCTGACCTGGGAGAAAATCCAGGCCGTCCTGCCCAGGGAGCCTGCCGCGGCCGCCGCGGCGTCCCCGGCGCCGGCCGCCGCACCGGCCGTGGCCCCAAGCGACGTGGCTGGCAAGGGATTCGCCATCGTCGGCGAACATCCGCTCATCCTGCGCGTGCTGGCCCTGGCCCGCCAGGTGGCCAAATCCAAGGCCACGGTGCTCATTTCCGGCGAATCCGGCACGGGCAAGGAGATGTTCGCCCGCTACCTCCACGCCAGCTCCGACCGGGCCGACGGCCCGTTTGTCGCCATCAACTGCGCCGCCTTGCCCGAACACCTCCTGGAGTCCGAACTCTTCGGCCACGAGAAGGGGGCCTTCACCGGCGCCATCGCCCGCAAGCTCGGCAAGTTCGAGCTGGCCTCGGGCGGCTCCATCCTCCTCGACGAGATCTCCGAGATGGACCTGGGGCTGCAGGCCAAGCTGTTGCGCGTGCTCCAGGAAAGCGAGTTCGACCGCGTGGGCGGCACCGAGACCGTCCATGTCGACGTGCGCGTGCTGGCCACCACCAACCGCCGCCTGGAAGACGCCGTGGCCGAGGGCAGGTTCCGCCAGGACCTGTACTACCGCCTCAACGTCATTCCGCTCAAACTGCCGGCGCTTCGCGACCGCGGCGAGGACGTGCCGCGCCTGGCCCTTTTTTTCGTGGAGAAGTTCCGCAAGGCCTACAACCTGCCGCGCCTGGCCTTTTCCGCCGACGCCCGGGAGTGGCTCCTGGCCCACGACTGGCCGGGCAACGTGCGCGAGCTGCAAAACCTCATGGAGCGGGCGGTGCTGCTGGCCGGGGCCGGCCCCATCCGCAAGGCCCACTTCCTGCTCGACGGCGAGGACTGGCAGGACGAGGCCGGCCCCGACGCCGAGGCGGCCGGCGCCGAGGCCGAGGACGACACCGGCGAGGGCGAGGCCTTCGACGCCGTGGCGGCGGCCCGGCTCTTCGACGGCGAGGTCGCGGCCGGGGCGGGCGAAGTGGTGCCCCTTGAGGTCATGGAGCGGCACATGATCATCAAGAGCCTGGACCGCACCGAGGGCAACCGGACCCAGGCGGCCCAGCTGCTGGGCATCTCCGTGCGCACCCTGCGCAACAAGCTCAACGAATACCGAAAGCTCGGCATCGACGTTCCCTGA
- a CDS encoding DinB family protein, whose protein sequence is MKALSTTLSRYNAWANARLYAAMATLAPETLAAPSAVNFGSVIAIANHLVLADRLWLHRFTGQGEPVPSVDAVPYPALAALSAARLVEEARAEAFCRDLDATRLGGTLTYVTTDGRPMALPLALCLHHFFNHQTHHRGQIHGLLGAYGVKAADIDLLGFERETATCAGLAG, encoded by the coding sequence ATGAAGGCCCTTTCGACGACCCTGTCCCGCTACAACGCCTGGGCCAACGCCCGCCTGTACGCCGCCATGGCCACCCTCGCGCCCGAGACCCTGGCCGCCCCGAGCGCCGTCAATTTCGGCTCCGTCATCGCCATCGCCAACCACCTCGTCCTGGCCGACCGGTTGTGGCTGCACCGCTTCACCGGCCAGGGGGAGCCCGTGCCCAGCGTGGATGCCGTGCCCTACCCGGCCCTGGCCGCGCTCAGCGCCGCCCGGCTGGTCGAGGAGGCCCGCGCCGAGGCCTTCTGCCGCGACCTCGACGCGACCCGCCTGGGCGGAACCCTGACCTACGTCACCACCGACGGCCGGCCCATGGCCCTGCCCCTGGCCCTGTGCCTGCACCATTTCTTCAACCACCAGACGCACCACCGCGGCCAGATCCACGGGCTGCTCGGCGCCTACGGCGTCAAGGCGGCGGATATCGACCTGCTCGGCTTCGAGCGCGAAACCGCGACCTGCGCCGGCCTCGCCGGCTAG
- a CDS encoding ATP-binding protein, translated as MHHRTSNVKFLAGPGLVVCIIAILAACARAGILLPNPVLIFSLVIVVSSLLGGTASGLCSVGITLAFLFFYWSKPGELFTYHSQDVVRFLVFIATMPAMALLVGLLERKNRSRIAEIETQAKELAESRRRLSRAERVAGTGNWEVDIDTGELYTSQGARRIYGLGGLGGPGVRPCTLRDVQHIPLPQYRPALDAALRNLLEGRGDYDLTFKIRRPTDGALIDIHSRATYDADDRKVFGTIQDVSAHKAIETDLIESRRRAEAANQAKSAFLANMSHEIRTPLNGILGMLQTLADTTLTEDQQGLLRAATRAATRLTQLLSDILDLSRIESGKMPLVSSVFDPGALVTAIDDIFQGAARGAGLTLRCLVGPGLPRALWGDEVRIRQILFNLIGNAIKFTDQGGITVSIDLLCLHDREARLLFVVSDTGPGIPDALMQTLCEPFTQAAGPPSRCVQGAGLGLSIVRKLTRLLDGEIAIDSEPGRGTDVYLSLPLRIPEAPDAPPPSVEPAAPPAAARSLRILLAEDDTISAVACRRLLEKMGHAVVIAPNGREAVDRFAGEDFDLIVMDIQMPVLDGLEATREIRDADKYGGKAAIPIIAMTAFAMAGDKDRILAQGLDGYIAKPVDRQQLRENIDRVLGAVRPGHAPGRHHEEPVS; from the coding sequence ATGCACCACCGTACGAGCAACGTAAAATTCCTGGCCGGCCCAGGACTCGTCGTGTGCATCATCGCCATCCTGGCGGCCTGCGCCCGGGCAGGAATCCTCTTGCCCAACCCCGTCCTGATCTTCTCCCTGGTCATCGTCGTGTCGTCCCTTCTCGGCGGCACGGCCTCGGGCCTTTGCAGCGTGGGCATCACCCTGGCCTTCCTGTTCTTCTACTGGTCCAAGCCGGGAGAGCTTTTCACCTACCACAGCCAGGACGTCGTCCGCTTCCTCGTTTTCATCGCCACCATGCCGGCCATGGCCCTGCTGGTGGGCCTGCTGGAAAGAAAAAACAGGAGCCGCATCGCGGAAATCGAAACGCAGGCCAAGGAACTCGCCGAAAGCCGGCGCAGGCTTTCGCGCGCCGAACGCGTCGCCGGCACGGGCAACTGGGAAGTCGACATCGACACGGGGGAGCTCTACACATCGCAAGGGGCAAGGCGCATCTACGGTCTCGGCGGTCTCGGCGGTCCCGGCGTCAGGCCCTGCACCCTGCGGGATGTCCAGCATATCCCGCTGCCCCAATACCGCCCCGCCCTGGATGCCGCCCTGCGAAACCTCCTGGAAGGGCGCGGCGACTACGACCTCACCTTCAAGATACGCCGGCCGACCGACGGCGCCCTCATCGACATCCACTCCCGGGCCACCTACGACGCCGACGACAGAAAAGTCTTCGGCACCATCCAGGACGTCAGCGCCCACAAGGCCATCGAGACGGACCTCATCGAATCCCGAAGGCGCGCCGAAGCGGCCAACCAGGCCAAAAGCGCCTTCCTGGCCAACATGAGCCACGAGATCCGCACCCCCTTAAACGGCATCCTGGGCATGCTGCAAACCCTGGCGGACACGACCCTCACCGAGGACCAGCAGGGCCTGCTGCGCGCGGCCACGCGTGCCGCCACGCGCCTGACCCAACTCTTAAGCGACATCCTGGACCTGTCGCGCATCGAGTCCGGCAAGATGCCTCTCGTCTCGAGCGTCTTCGACCCCGGTGCCCTGGTCACCGCCATCGACGACATCTTCCAGGGCGCCGCCCGCGGGGCCGGGCTGACCCTGCGCTGCCTGGTCGGCCCCGGGCTGCCGCGGGCGCTTTGGGGCGACGAGGTGCGCATCCGGCAGATCCTGTTCAACCTCATCGGCAACGCCATCAAGTTCACGGACCAGGGCGGCATCACCGTTTCCATCGACCTGCTTTGCCTCCATGACCGGGAGGCGCGGCTTCTTTTCGTCGTGTCCGACACCGGCCCCGGCATCCCGGACGCGCTCATGCAGACGCTGTGCGAGCCCTTCACCCAGGCCGCCGGCCCGCCTTCCCGTTGCGTCCAGGGCGCCGGGCTCGGCCTGTCCATCGTCAGGAAACTCACCCGGCTTCTCGACGGCGAGATCGCCATCGACAGCGAGCCCGGACGCGGCACCGACGTCTACCTGTCCCTGCCGTTGCGCATTCCCGAGGCCCCTGACGCCCCGCCGCCGAGCGTCGAGCCGGCCGCCCCACCGGCGGCCGCCAGGAGCCTGCGCATCCTGCTGGCCGAGGACGACACCATAAGCGCCGTCGCCTGCCGGCGCCTGCTCGAAAAAATGGGCCATGCCGTCGTGATCGCGCCCAACGGCCGGGAGGCCGTGGACCGGTTCGCCGGGGAGGATTTCGACCTCATCGTCATGGACATCCAGATGCCGGTGCTCGACGGGCTCGAAGCCACCCGGGAGATCCGCGACGCCGACAAATACGGCGGCAAGGCGGCCATTCCCATCATCGCCATGACCGCCTTCGCCATGGCCGGCGACAAGGACCGCATCCTGGCCCAGGGCCTGGACGGCTACATCGCCAAACCCGTGGACAGGCAGCAACTGCGCGAGAACATCGACCGCGTCCTGGGGGCCGTCCGGCCCGGCCACGCCCCCGGCCGCCACCATGAGGAACCCGTGTCATGA